From Synoicihabitans lomoniglobus, the proteins below share one genomic window:
- a CDS encoding acyl carrier protein, whose translation MDQPSPTAAARTLVRHFEPDVQEAFGRFQSSRSPEDANIVVLAVVRDHAPDPAAATADHDDLSLINDLNFDSVTIAEMVFFIEDLFEIRISNAEVVRLHTIGDLRNFVRDKLTSSPAS comes from the coding sequence ATGGATCAACCTTCCCCCACCGCTGCCGCGCGCACGCTCGTCCGCCACTTTGAGCCGGACGTGCAGGAAGCCTTTGGTCGATTCCAGTCCTCCCGGTCCCCGGAGGACGCCAACATTGTCGTCCTCGCCGTCGTGCGGGATCACGCTCCCGACCCCGCCGCCGCTACCGCCGACCACGATGATCTGAGCCTGATCAACGACTTGAATTTCGACTCCGTGACCATCGCCGAGATGGTGTTTTTCATCGAGGACCTCTTCGAAATCCGCATCAGCAATGCAGAGGTGGTGCGACTGCACACCATCGGTGATCTGCGCAACTTTGTGCGCGACAAGCTGACCTCCTCGCCCGCGTCATGA
- a CDS encoding outer membrane lipoprotein carrier protein LolA: MRLSFHLFLVGTALTAVIAGPTVAEDDAPAPALTVTATGSALAADPAWRELFVQLGAARSRYSTFEESRYFPFRRTPVILPGEIRILPGRGLSLRYPEPKERIMIVDADGVLLRDAKGRERAAPRDGHAQAATTALTNVLQFDLPALQEAFTVEGTRDGAAWTLTFTPREAELAERLGTIQVDGEDNQLQRIEMRQSDRQRIEIVIGESQADVIFTSAEIQRFFR, encoded by the coding sequence ATGCGTCTTTCGTTTCACCTCTTCCTCGTTGGGACCGCGCTCACCGCCGTGATCGCCGGTCCGACCGTGGCCGAGGACGACGCGCCCGCACCCGCGCTGACTGTCACCGCCACGGGATCCGCGTTGGCGGCCGACCCTGCGTGGCGCGAACTCTTCGTGCAACTCGGCGCGGCCCGCTCGCGTTACTCGACCTTCGAGGAGTCCCGCTATTTTCCGTTTCGCCGCACGCCAGTGATCCTGCCGGGCGAAATCCGCATCCTGCCCGGCCGCGGATTGAGTCTGCGCTATCCCGAGCCCAAGGAGCGTATCATGATCGTGGATGCGGACGGCGTGCTGCTGCGCGACGCCAAGGGCCGCGAACGCGCCGCCCCGCGCGACGGCCACGCCCAGGCCGCGACCACGGCCCTGACCAACGTATTGCAATTCGACCTCCCCGCCTTGCAAGAGGCGTTTACCGTGGAAGGCACCCGGGACGGCGCGGCTTGGACCCTCACGTTCACGCCCCGCGAGGCCGAGCTCGCCGAGCGGCTCGGCACCATTCAGGTCGACGGCGAAGACAACCAGTTGCAACGGATCGAGATGCGCCAGTCGGACCGCCAACGCATCGAAATCGTGATCGGTGAGTCACAGGCGGACGTCATCTTTACCTCCGCAGAGATCCAACGGTTCTTCCGCTGA
- a CDS encoding VF530 family protein — MPEQPRSKDPLHGITLKALLTELVDEMGWEELAAWVPINCFRLDPSIKSSLTFLRKTPWARAKVEALYIRRQRQRDRA; from the coding sequence ATGCCCGAACAACCCCGCTCCAAAGATCCGCTGCACGGCATCACCCTGAAAGCTCTGCTCACTGAGTTGGTCGACGAGATGGGCTGGGAGGAACTCGCCGCGTGGGTGCCGATCAACTGCTTCCGGCTCGACCCCAGCATCAAGTCCAGCCTCACGTTTTTGCGCAAAACCCCGTGGGCGCGCGCCAAAGTCGAAGCCCTCTACATCCGACGTCAACGCCAGCGCGACCGCGCGTAG
- a CDS encoding NAD(P)/FAD-dependent oxidoreductase, whose translation MPDFDYDLLVIGGGPGGSTAATVARGHGLRTLVAEKAKFPRFHIGESLLPAGNAVLQEIGVWPQVEAAGFMPKFGAEFHYADGSAVKTVDFSTSLIAGLDRTFQVERARFDELLLNHAGARGATIRQSTPVTQIERIDNGYRVTLGAGENSETLRVSWVIDATGRDQNLSGAPKHALDPVPFPKRIAIYSHFHGVKRAEGPAGGNVVVVRIKHGWGWLIPLDATRTSVGLVATAAAFKAAGQSPTDYFQTVISTASKLHELMGDATAIEPFHTTSDYSFSRHDLAQDRLLLVGDAGGFLDPIFSSGVHLATWTGKVAADLVARAHAAKRPLHPGEQRAYTRLVKRHTGVFQKLITAFYDEAAFEVFMCQDVPFNLSPGLTSIVAGHTDLNWSLWWRFKIFLLVCRLQRRWRLVR comes from the coding sequence ATGCCTGATTTTGATTACGATCTCCTCGTCATCGGCGGTGGCCCCGGTGGGAGCACGGCGGCCACCGTCGCGCGGGGTCACGGCCTGAGAACGTTGGTGGCGGAAAAGGCGAAGTTTCCCCGGTTCCACATTGGCGAATCTCTGCTCCCTGCCGGCAATGCGGTGCTCCAGGAGATCGGCGTATGGCCGCAAGTGGAAGCGGCTGGCTTCATGCCGAAGTTTGGCGCGGAGTTCCACTATGCCGACGGTTCAGCCGTCAAGACGGTGGATTTCAGCACCAGCCTAATCGCCGGTCTGGATCGCACCTTTCAGGTCGAGCGTGCCCGCTTCGATGAACTGCTGCTCAACCACGCCGGTGCCCGTGGCGCCACCATCCGCCAGTCCACGCCTGTCACTCAAATTGAACGGATCGACAACGGCTACCGCGTCACTCTCGGTGCCGGTGAGAACTCCGAAACCCTGCGGGTCTCGTGGGTGATCGATGCGACCGGTCGCGATCAAAACCTCTCCGGTGCCCCGAAACACGCGCTCGACCCGGTGCCGTTTCCCAAACGCATCGCGATCTACAGCCACTTTCACGGTGTGAAACGCGCTGAAGGTCCGGCGGGGGGCAACGTCGTCGTGGTGCGCATCAAACACGGCTGGGGTTGGTTGATCCCGCTCGACGCCACCCGCACGTCGGTGGGACTCGTCGCCACCGCCGCCGCTTTCAAGGCGGCCGGCCAAAGCCCCACCGACTATTTTCAGACGGTCATCTCCACCGCCTCGAAACTGCACGAGTTGATGGGCGACGCGACCGCCATCGAACCGTTTCACACCACCAGCGACTACAGTTTCAGCCGTCATGATCTGGCCCAAGATCGCTTGCTGCTGGTCGGCGACGCCGGCGGGTTTTTGGACCCCATTTTTTCCTCCGGCGTGCACCTGGCCACCTGGACCGGCAAGGTCGCCGCCGACCTTGTCGCCCGGGCCCATGCCGCAAAACGCCCCCTGCATCCCGGCGAACAGCGCGCCTATACCCGCCTCGTCAAACGCCACACGGGGGTGTTCCAAAAGCTCATCACCGCGTTCTACGATGAAGCCGCATTTGAGGTGTTCATGTGCCAGGATGTGCCCTTCAACCTCTCCCCCGGCCTCACCTCCATCGTGGCCGGTCACACCGATCTAAACTGGTCACTGTGGTGGCGCTTCAAAATCTTTCTGCTCGTCTGCCGGTTGCAGCGCCGGTGGCGTCTTGTGCGCTAA
- a CDS encoding phosphopantetheine-binding protein, protein MSDPLIPRLKQLIITTLKLEDVTPEELTDDEPLIGSGMNLDSIDALELVVVLEKEFGIKITSSEESREALASVAQLAAFIRARAEPGRLPEA, encoded by the coding sequence ATGTCAGACCCGCTCATCCCTCGCCTGAAGCAGCTCATCATCACCACGTTGAAGCTGGAAGACGTCACCCCGGAAGAATTGACCGATGACGAGCCACTCATCGGGTCCGGCATGAACTTGGATTCGATCGACGCCCTCGAACTGGTCGTCGTGCTGGAAAAGGAATTCGGTATCAAAATCACGAGTAGCGAAGAATCGCGCGAAGCTCTCGCCAGCGTCGCGCAACTGGCCGCGTTCATTCGCGCCCGGGCCGAACCCGGTCGCTTGCCCGAGGCCTGA
- a CDS encoding TPM domain-containing protein, translating to MSELKVFNEQLDHPRIEAAIAAAEMKTSGEIRVVLQAGPVEDATASAAQEFAHLKMHRTAERNAVLFFVAPEARKFAVYGDEGIHQKCPPNFWTEVAAAMEKHFRADDPTTALVEGITRAGNLLVAEFPRQSDDVDELSNKVVNRPAAD from the coding sequence ATGAGCGAACTCAAAGTCTTCAACGAACAACTCGATCACCCGCGCATCGAAGCGGCCATTGCCGCCGCGGAAATGAAAACGTCCGGCGAAATCCGCGTCGTGCTCCAGGCCGGTCCCGTCGAGGATGCCACCGCCAGCGCCGCCCAGGAATTCGCCCATCTCAAGATGCACCGGACGGCCGAGCGCAACGCCGTGCTCTTCTTCGTCGCTCCCGAGGCGCGCAAGTTTGCCGTCTACGGCGACGAAGGCATTCACCAAAAATGCCCGCCCAATTTCTGGACCGAAGTCGCCGCCGCCATGGAAAAACACTTCCGCGCTGACGACCCGACCACTGCCCTCGTCGAAGGCATCACCCGCGCCGGCAATCTGCTGGTCGCCGAGTTCCCCCGCCAATCCGACGACGTCGACGAGCTGTCCAACAAAGTCGTCAACCGCCCGGCGGCTGACTGA
- a CDS encoding phosphatase PAP2 family protein — protein MDSLLIGSIAMLSPESPSPLSPPVPSVRKRLQAWWWAKMLGTTLGMAAFMMVYFWLLDHPRFAVTTMPLTALDHLIPFLPFTLPLYLSLWAYVSLAPAFLIRRDELISYGAATAVLSVIGLGVFYFWPTAVPPADIDWSQHPSFLFLKNVDSAGNACPSLHVAFATFTGLWFARLGREMRGGPWLHGANFLWCLGIIVSTVTTRQHVVLDAMAGIVLGGAVAGGHFFYLRRSTPPIAPAFPSTHA, from the coding sequence GTGGACTCACTCCTTATCGGAAGTATCGCCATGCTGTCGCCGGAGTCGCCGTCCCCGCTATCCCCGCCGGTCCCATCAGTCCGAAAACGTCTGCAGGCATGGTGGTGGGCCAAAATGCTGGGCACGACCCTGGGCATGGCGGCGTTCATGATGGTTTACTTCTGGTTGCTGGATCATCCCCGTTTTGCCGTGACAACGATGCCGCTGACCGCGCTCGACCACTTGATACCATTCCTGCCGTTCACCCTTCCCTTGTATCTCTCGCTCTGGGCCTACGTGTCGCTGGCGCCCGCTTTTTTGATCCGGCGCGACGAATTAATTTCTTACGGCGCAGCGACGGCGGTGCTCAGCGTCATCGGACTGGGCGTATTCTATTTCTGGCCGACCGCCGTGCCGCCGGCCGATATCGATTGGTCGCAACACCCCTCGTTCTTGTTTCTCAAGAACGTCGATTCCGCCGGAAACGCCTGTCCGTCCCTCCACGTGGCGTTCGCCACTTTCACGGGACTGTGGTTCGCACGATTGGGGCGCGAAATGCGGGGTGGGCCGTGGTTGCACGGGGCAAACTTCCTGTGGTGTCTTGGCATCATCGTCTCGACCGTGACCACCCGCCAGCACGTCGTCCTCGACGCCATGGCCGGAATCGTTTTGGGCGGTGCTGTCGCTGGAGGGCACTTTTTTTATCTGCGGCGGTCCACGCCGCCCATCGCCCCAGCCTTCCCTTCAACTCATGCCTGA
- a CDS encoding LemA family protein → MKKLLIILAIAFVLIGIPIMMAIGTYNGLVGREQAVDAAWAQVENVYQRRADLVPNLVATVSGAADFEKSTLTEVTNARASVGKLQLPPGAPDDAARFAQFEQAQSQLGGALSRLLVSVERYPQLTATANFRDLQAQLEGTENRISVERGKFNTTVQSYNTAIKKFPAVILAGLFGHEAKPYFTAAPGSNEAPKVDFGG, encoded by the coding sequence ATGAAGAAACTTCTGATCATTCTCGCCATTGCTTTTGTGCTGATCGGCATCCCGATCATGATGGCCATCGGCACCTACAACGGTCTCGTCGGCCGTGAACAAGCCGTCGACGCCGCCTGGGCCCAGGTGGAAAACGTCTACCAACGCCGCGCCGACCTGGTGCCCAATCTCGTCGCCACCGTTTCGGGTGCCGCCGACTTCGAGAAATCCACCCTCACCGAGGTGACCAACGCCCGCGCCTCCGTGGGCAAACTGCAACTCCCGCCCGGCGCGCCCGACGACGCCGCCCGCTTCGCCCAGTTCGAACAGGCCCAGAGTCAGCTCGGCGGTGCCCTCTCTCGCCTGCTCGTTTCGGTCGAACGCTACCCGCAGCTCACCGCCACGGCCAACTTCCGCGACCTGCAAGCCCAGCTCGAAGGCACGGAAAACCGCATCTCGGTCGAACGGGGCAAATTCAACACCACCGTCCAGAGCTACAACACCGCCATCAAGAAGTTCCCCGCCGTGATCCTCGCCGGCCTGTTCGGTCACGAAGCCAAGCCCTACTTCACCGCCGCCCCCGGCTCCAACGAAGCCCCCAAGGTCGACTTCGGCGGCTAA
- a CDS encoding TPM domain-containing protein: MPKRSLLIRFLLLFTLIGGLAATAVAETIPSAPRAYFNDYTGRISAPTGRQLNAQLEAYERESSNQLLVAIYPTMDSDSSVFDYTQRVAESWKVGQADRNNGAVLFIFLNDRQAYLQVGYGLEGALPDATAKRIISDELAPSFRRGDLDGGLSAAVGAMIAATKGEYVGSGRTAGDGRGRTSGRTTGAGGFILILIIVALRMFFGGRRVIIGGRGHHRSTGMWIGGGGGGGFGGGGGGGGFSGGGGSFGGGGAGGSW, from the coding sequence TTGCCTAAACGCTCCCTCCTCATCCGCTTCCTTCTCCTGTTCACACTCATTGGTGGTTTGGCCGCCACCGCCGTGGCCGAGACGATTCCGTCCGCGCCGCGCGCGTATTTCAACGACTACACCGGGCGCATCTCGGCCCCCACGGGACGGCAGCTCAACGCGCAACTGGAAGCCTACGAACGCGAGTCGTCCAATCAGCTCCTCGTCGCGATCTATCCCACCATGGACTCGGATTCGTCCGTGTTCGACTACACCCAGCGCGTGGCCGAGAGCTGGAAGGTCGGTCAGGCCGACCGTAACAACGGCGCGGTGCTGTTCATTTTCCTCAATGACCGCCAGGCGTATCTGCAAGTGGGTTACGGCCTCGAAGGCGCGCTGCCCGACGCCACCGCCAAGCGCATCATTTCCGACGAACTCGCCCCGAGTTTCCGTCGCGGTGATCTCGACGGCGGTCTCTCCGCTGCGGTGGGGGCCATGATCGCCGCCACCAAGGGCGAATACGTCGGCTCGGGCCGCACCGCCGGCGACGGTCGCGGTCGCACCTCGGGGCGCACCACCGGCGCGGGCGGTTTTATACTTATTCTCATCATCGTCGCCCTGCGCATGTTCTTCGGCGGACGTCGCGTCATCATCGGCGGCCGCGGCCACCATCGCTCCACCGGTATGTGGATCGGCGGCGGGGGGGGCGGCGGCTTTGGTGGGGGGGGCGGAGGCGGTGGATTTTCCGGCGGCGGCGGCAGTTTCGGCGGCGGCGGCGCAGGAGGAAGTTGGTAA
- a CDS encoding lysophospholipid acyltransferase family protein produces MTFRRRLLRLYHYPANIVSWTMFAAVGLALNAVCAPLLLVRRRPSDQVRRTIKSLFVGWCKWLHATRLIYVRFHGFTPEAMTGPAVYIANHPGLLDATFILSQLPDTICIFKPEIIRNPVLGPAARMAGYVSGTNGVDLIRDVAAKVEAGRSLLIFPEGTRTAAHVDLNPLRPGFALIAARARVPVRLILVKAPRDLVPKGWSWWRAPSFPSHVDIHLLGELTAPEPSSAKALTELATRQFSAVLARHDTAFAHPSGSDSQL; encoded by the coding sequence ATGACCTTCCGCCGACGTCTTCTGCGGCTGTATCACTACCCGGCCAACATCGTGTCATGGACCATGTTTGCGGCCGTGGGTCTGGCGCTGAACGCGGTCTGCGCCCCGCTGTTGCTCGTGCGCCGCCGCCCGTCGGACCAGGTGCGCCGCACGATCAAGAGTCTGTTCGTCGGGTGGTGCAAATGGCTCCATGCGACTCGGCTGATCTACGTGCGTTTTCACGGATTCACTCCGGAAGCGATGACCGGGCCGGCGGTCTACATCGCCAACCACCCCGGTCTGCTCGACGCCACGTTCATCCTGTCCCAACTGCCGGACACGATCTGCATTTTCAAACCGGAGATCATCCGCAATCCCGTGCTCGGTCCGGCCGCGCGCATGGCCGGTTACGTGTCCGGCACCAACGGCGTCGACCTCATTCGCGACGTGGCGGCCAAGGTGGAAGCCGGCCGCTCTCTGCTCATCTTCCCCGAGGGCACCCGCACGGCCGCCCATGTGGATCTCAATCCGCTGCGCCCCGGCTTTGCGCTAATCGCCGCCCGCGCTCGCGTGCCGGTTCGACTGATATTGGTCAAAGCACCGCGCGATCTCGTGCCCAAAGGGTGGTCGTGGTGGCGCGCGCCATCGTTTCCCTCGCACGTCGACATTCATCTGCTCGGTGAACTCACCGCGCCCGAGCCGTCTTCGGCTAAGGCGTTGACCGAGCTTGCCACCCGTCAATTCTCGGCGGTCCTCGCCCGCCATGACACCGCCTTCGCGCACCCATCTGGTTCTGATTCCCAGCTATAA
- a CDS encoding glycosyltransferase family 2 protein → MTPPSRTHLVLIPSYNTGPRLADTVTAALAQWSPVWVVVDGSTDGCDEAVRTLAAQDPRLRVITRPTNGGKGAAVATGVTAAHAAGFTHVLTMDADGQHPADHIAPFMAASQAQLAALILGRPVFGPEVPLERLHGRKLSVGLAYLEILGAGIDDPLFGFRVYPVAALARAFTTTRRARGFDFDPEVAVRLFWAGVPTVNLPAPCRYLAKNDGGVSHFHYLRDNLKLIWLHTRLLSQLLWRWPQIRRRRRRATS, encoded by the coding sequence ATGACACCGCCTTCGCGCACCCATCTGGTTCTGATTCCCAGCTATAACACGGGGCCGCGTTTGGCCGACACCGTGACGGCCGCGCTCGCGCAATGGAGTCCCGTGTGGGTCGTGGTCGATGGCAGCACCGATGGCTGCGACGAAGCCGTCCGAACGCTCGCGGCTCAAGACCCCCGTCTGCGCGTGATCACCCGCCCCACCAACGGCGGCAAAGGCGCGGCGGTCGCCACCGGCGTGACGGCGGCTCACGCGGCCGGATTCACCCATGTGCTCACCATGGATGCCGACGGCCAGCACCCGGCCGACCACATCGCGCCCTTCATGGCGGCATCGCAGGCGCAGCTCGCGGCGTTGATTCTGGGCCGCCCCGTCTTCGGCCCGGAGGTGCCGCTCGAACGCCTGCACGGCCGCAAACTCAGCGTGGGACTCGCCTACCTCGAAATTCTCGGCGCCGGTATCGACGATCCGCTGTTCGGCTTTCGCGTTTACCCCGTCGCCGCCTTGGCCCGCGCTTTTACCACCACGCGGCGGGCCCGAGGGTTCGACTTCGATCCCGAGGTCGCCGTGCGACTCTTTTGGGCAGGCGTGCCGACCGTCAACCTGCCCGCGCCGTGTCGCTACCTCGCCAAGAACGACGGCGGGGTTTCGCATTTCCACTACCTGCGTGATAACCTAAAACTTATCTGGCTGCACACCCGCCTGCTCAGCCAACTGCTTTGGCGCTGGCCGCAAATTCGCCGCCGCCGTCGTCGCGCCACTTCCTGA
- a CDS encoding beta-ketoacyl-[acyl-carrier-protein] synthase family protein: MTHRAVITGLGFITSIGNDRPTVTTNLRALRPGLARIEFMGNPDLPVKVAGTIKDFDVASPSWRDWRHPSGYNLPREILRSLPPHGLYALCATDQALVDAGLSPTDLTDGTTGLYGASAGSAFLLHHHLAQLHAVRGERGNPMGVVSSIAGTLNFNLAAHYHIRGAVGGFAAACASSSHALGCALDDIRLGRQTRMLVVGAEEANAESILPFAAMRALTSRDDPLTASRPFDRTRNGFVGAGGAVCLILEELGSARRRGAPIYAELVGWGQAADGHNVAVSHPEGTGLADAMQRALADAALGPADVDYVNAHATSTVAGDRSEALALGNVFTAAGAHPRISSTKGLTGHPLSLAGVMEAGFCALALREGFIPGNANLTDPDEACAGLDLPRTTLDDSPDVVLNNSSGFGGSNVCHVLRRLT; encoded by the coding sequence ATGACCCATCGCGCGGTCATCACCGGATTGGGGTTCATCACGAGCATCGGCAACGATCGCCCGACCGTAACGACGAACCTGCGGGCGCTGCGACCCGGCCTGGCCCGGATCGAGTTCATGGGCAATCCGGACCTGCCCGTGAAGGTCGCAGGCACCATCAAAGACTTCGACGTCGCGTCACCCAGCTGGCGCGACTGGCGGCACCCATCGGGCTACAATCTGCCGCGCGAAATCCTACGCAGCCTCCCGCCGCACGGGCTCTACGCGTTGTGTGCCACCGACCAAGCCCTGGTCGACGCCGGCCTCAGTCCGACCGACCTCACCGACGGCACTACCGGGCTCTATGGTGCCTCGGCCGGCTCGGCTTTTCTGCTGCATCACCACCTCGCTCAACTCCACGCCGTCCGCGGTGAACGGGGCAACCCCATGGGAGTGGTTTCATCGATTGCCGGCACCCTCAATTTCAACCTCGCCGCACACTACCACATCCGCGGCGCGGTGGGCGGGTTCGCCGCCGCCTGCGCTTCCTCGAGCCACGCGCTCGGGTGCGCACTCGACGACATCCGCCTCGGTCGCCAGACGCGCATGCTCGTGGTCGGTGCCGAAGAAGCCAACGCCGAGAGCATCCTGCCCTTCGCCGCCATGCGCGCACTCACATCGCGTGACGACCCGCTCACCGCCTCCCGCCCGTTTGACCGCACCCGCAACGGTTTCGTCGGCGCGGGCGGGGCGGTGTGCCTGATCCTCGAGGAACTCGGATCCGCCCGCCGGCGCGGCGCGCCGATCTACGCAGAGCTCGTTGGCTGGGGCCAGGCCGCCGACGGTCACAACGTGGCCGTTTCCCATCCCGAGGGCACCGGCTTGGCCGACGCCATGCAACGCGCTCTGGCCGACGCCGCGCTCGGTCCGGCCGACGTCGACTATGTTAACGCCCACGCCACCTCGACCGTCGCGGGCGACCGTTCGGAGGCGCTGGCGTTGGGCAATGTGTTCACCGCCGCCGGGGCGCACCCTCGCATCAGCAGCACCAAAGGCCTCACCGGGCATCCGCTGTCCCTCGCCGGGGTGATGGAAGCCGGGTTCTGCGCCCTCGCGTTGCGCGAAGGTTTTATCCCGGGCAACGCCAACCTGACCGATCCCGACGAAGCCTGCGCCGGGCTCGACCTGCCGCGCACCACCCTCGATGATTCACCCGACGTGGTGCTCAACAACAGCAGTGGTTTCGGAGGGAGCAACGTGTGCCACGTCCTGCGGCGTCTGACTTGA
- a CDS encoding MMPL family transporter: MARPSPAILARLALVTFAAVCTAWLLQLDYAQKLSTNVLDLIPRSERTPEVGIIRDLANARQSRVVLFALSDAAAPDVAPQAAAQSFRDALAQTPQFESVLVLGDEAGQEDFGREVFERRFELLLPGWLGDRQREFDRTGHPAAEFSPWLAERAATELEAFLGRPEASALADLVLMDPLLLVPRLVEHAQLTGPTDDSGYALIWALMRESPLAESGQQPVFDAIAAATTGMHASHPDVDVQWSGVNRFAAASRSRIESEIKLLHLCSIAAVLLVAAVFVRHIHRIVHFVPVISLSIAGAWVVSTLAFERLHILVFVIGSLLAGVAIDYGVYIFLQAPAYPDEPYGGKLRRLLKPLLASCLTTVVGFSLLLFSDLPMIRQIGLFVGSGLLCALAVAMLYFAQLRQPFLASRQFGAVSIARDRPRARRCVRGLGVVALLIAVLGPWHLQWHDDVRELDIPSTELTANDDAVRALFGEDDEGSLYLTYGADLGEARQHLESFLAHVEQADPGVVVSSLALLLPTAADWQALPERLLALGGFPDDFAAALERHGFSASSFGSFLDEWDDLRVDPPRGDYADLVTRVNMLLEGPLTLLASTDGPYWFLSIVESAEELNPPAEWHTVSVNQLKSLNSLFTRYRWSALRLSLIGLGFIIGGVLVIYPLRRAVRIALIPAGSCFVVFGLFGLSGQTLNLFNLLGAFLGICLSHNYAIFSAENAQAGQAPPVAIRLSALSTAAAFGVLGFSQIPVIHALGLTVSMIVITALLMVELEPLARRKSS, from the coding sequence ATGGCGCGTCCCTCCCCCGCGATTCTCGCCCGCCTCGCCTTGGTCACCTTTGCGGCCGTCTGCACGGCCTGGCTGCTGCAGCTCGACTACGCGCAGAAGCTCTCCACCAATGTGCTCGACCTCATCCCGCGTTCCGAACGGACGCCCGAGGTCGGTATCATTCGGGATCTGGCCAACGCCCGGCAATCGCGAGTGGTGTTGTTTGCCCTGAGCGATGCCGCCGCGCCCGACGTCGCACCGCAAGCCGCCGCCCAATCGTTTCGCGACGCGCTCGCCCAGACGCCGCAATTTGAATCCGTGTTGGTGCTGGGCGACGAAGCCGGTCAGGAGGACTTTGGACGCGAGGTCTTCGAGCGCCGATTCGAGTTACTCTTGCCGGGCTGGTTGGGCGACCGCCAACGCGAGTTCGACCGCACCGGGCATCCCGCGGCCGAGTTTTCACCTTGGCTGGCCGAACGGGCGGCGACGGAACTGGAAGCATTTCTCGGCCGCCCGGAGGCTTCGGCTTTGGCGGACCTGGTGCTCATGGATCCGTTGCTGCTCGTGCCGCGCTTGGTCGAACACGCCCAGCTCACCGGGCCAACCGATGACTCGGGCTACGCCCTGATCTGGGCGCTCATGCGCGAATCACCTTTGGCCGAATCCGGTCAGCAGCCCGTGTTCGACGCCATCGCCGCCGCGACGACCGGAATGCACGCGTCCCACCCCGACGTGGACGTGCAGTGGAGCGGCGTAAACCGTTTCGCGGCGGCCAGTCGCTCGCGGATCGAGTCCGAGATCAAACTGCTGCACCTCTGCTCCATCGCCGCCGTGTTGCTGGTGGCGGCGGTGTTCGTGCGCCACATCCATCGCATCGTGCATTTTGTGCCGGTGATCTCCCTGTCGATTGCGGGCGCCTGGGTGGTCTCGACCCTCGCGTTCGAGCGGCTGCACATCCTCGTGTTCGTGATTGGTTCGCTGCTCGCCGGCGTCGCCATCGACTACGGAGTCTACATCTTCCTGCAGGCCCCGGCGTATCCGGATGAACCTTACGGCGGCAAACTACGGCGGTTGTTAAAACCTCTGCTCGCCAGCTGCCTGACCACGGTGGTCGGGTTTTCGCTCCTGTTGTTTTCCGACCTGCCCATGATCCGGCAGATCGGACTGTTTGTCGGCTCGGGCCTGCTGTGCGCCTTGGCGGTGGCCATGTTGTATTTCGCCCAACTGCGGCAACCGTTTCTGGCCAGCCGTCAATTCGGAGCGGTCAGCATCGCCCGCGATCGTCCGCGGGCGCGCCGATGCGTTCGCGGGCTCGGCGTGGTGGCGCTGCTCATCGCCGTGCTCGGCCCGTGGCACCTGCAATGGCACGACGACGTGCGCGAACTCGACATCCCCTCGACTGAGCTCACGGCCAATGACGACGCCGTGCGCGCGTTGTTCGGCGAGGACGACGAGGGCAGCCTGTATCTCACCTACGGGGCCGACCTCGGGGAGGCGCGGCAGCATTTGGAGTCGTTTCTCGCCCACGTTGAGCAGGCCGATCCGGGCGTCGTGGTGTCCAGCCTGGCCTTGCTGCTGCCCACCGCCGCGGATTGGCAGGCCCTGCCGGAACGGTTGCTCGCTTTGGGCGGATTTCCCGATGACTTCGCCGCCGCGTTGGAACGCCACGGGTTTTCCGCGTCGTCGTTCGGCTCATTTTTGGACGAGTGGGACGACCTCCGGGTCGATCCACCACGGGGCGATTACGCCGACTTGGTGACACGCGTGAATATGTTGCTCGAAGGTCCCCTGACGCTGCTCGCGAGCACCGACGGACCGTATTGGTTTCTCTCCATCGTCGAGTCCGCCGAGGAGCTGAATCCACCGGCGGAGTGGCACACCGTCAGCGTCAACCAACTCAAATCGCTCAACTCCCTGTTCACCCGCTACCGGTGGTCGGCGCTACGGTTGAGCCTGATTGGATTGGGCTTCATCATCGGCGGCGTGTTGGTGATTTATCCGCTGCGCCGCGCCGTGCGTATCGCGCTGATTCCGGCGGGATCGTGTTTCGTGGTGTTCGGGCTCTTCGGTTTGAGCGGTCAGACCCTCAATCTGTTCAACCTGCTGGGCGCGTTTCTTGGCATCTGTCTTTCGCACAACTACGCGATCTTTTCGGCCGAGAATGCCCAAGCCGGACAAGCGCCGCCGGTGGCCATCCGGCTGTCCGCGTTGAGCACCGCCGCCGCTTTCGGCGTGCTCGGTTTCAGTCAAATTCCGGTCATCCATGCGCTCGGTCTCACCGTGTCCATGATCGTGATCACGGCGTTGCTCATGGTGGAGCTGGAACCGCTGGCCCGGCGCAAGTCGTCATGA